The Flavobacterium faecale genomic sequence AAACTCTATAACTAAAACCTTTTCCTCCTCCAGAAGCACTTAAACCAATATTTCTAAAAGTTCCAGTTCTCATGAATTCGTCTTGATAATCTACTCCTTGACCATTAAGAAATTTTTGTTCAAAAATATAAGATTTTTGAAAACCAGTTGCCACAGATGTTGAACCACCTGTCCAAAGAGGATCAGCTTCTTTTAATGCTTTCTCTGTATACAATTGTTTTACATAATCAGAAGTAGATTGAATATCATATAATTTGTAAGCACTTTTGTATCCTACTGAATTATTGAAACTATAAGTCGTTTTTTTGTTACTACCACTTTTTGTAGTTACCAAAATTACTCCATTTGCACCTCTAGAACCATAAATAGCAGCAGAAGATGCATCTTTTAATACCGATACCTCTTGTACATCGGCCATGTTAAGTGAAGATAAACCATCTTCAATAGGCTGACCATCTACTACAACCAAAGGGTTTGGACTAGCATTGATAGAAGATTGACCACGAATTCTAATTGTAGGCGCCTCACCTGCAGCAGATGATGTGTTTAAAATTTGAACCCCTGCAATTTTTCCTTGAAGTGCTTGATCAACTCTAGAAACTGGTAATTGGTCCATTTTTTCGTTCTTGTAGCTTGATACAGAACTGGTAACATTCGATTTTTTCATTGTACCATAACCAACAACAACTATTTCATTCAGTTGATTACTAGCTTCTGCAAGTGATACATTAATTGTTGTGCTCTTTCCTACAGCAACACTTTTAGTTTCAAATCCTAAGTAAGAAAATTTTAGAACCGACTTAGCACTATTTGCTAAAATCACATATTTCCCATCAAAATCAGTTACTGTACTTTTCCCGTCTACTGTAACAGTAGCGTTTGGAATAGACATACCCGTATTATCAAGTACTTTTCCTGATACCTTGATAGTAGCAGTTTGAGCACTCATAATAGATGAGAAAACTAAGAGAAACATTAAAATCGTTTTTTTCATAATTTAATCCGTTTGTTAGTTGTTTTTTAATTGAAGAATTAAAGCCAACACAATCTAGTTTACTATAACGTTTGAGTGCTCTAAATACAACAACCAAAACCTCTAGATAACCAAACTGGTTAACCAATCAATGTGCCAAATTTATATTAATTTTAACTAATAAAAAAGGCTTATTTTTACAAAAATCAAAAAGAACAAAAAAAAACATTATTAATTATAATTTACTCAATTCTTCACACTCAGACGAACAATTATCTTAATTTTAAGACTATTACCTATATAAATACAGAATTATAAGTGTACTAAAAATGGACTTTCTATGAAAAAAGTACTATTTAACTTTATAAAATAAAAAACAATATCTCCAAAAAAGCTATAAATCTTATAATGTGAAGAAAACCTAGATAACTTCTTAAATAATTGACACATTACAACACCAAAGCCAGCCCAATTCCTTATTATTAAACAATACTCCCATAACACTAAAAACATCACAAAAAAAACCTCCTAAATACGAATATAAAGGAGGTTTTTACTAAAAACTGCAAGATTATTACAGGATATAATCGGTATTCACAAAGTTTGAAGCTCTACTATCTAATAATTCTTGTAAAATAGCATTATTGTAGGCGTTGTCTTTTGATGCAACAAATGTTCGAATAGAAAATGAACGCAACGCATCATGAATACTTAATGTTCCTACTGCAGAATCTTTTCGACCTGTAAACGGAAAAACATCTGGTCCACGTTGACATGAGCTATTCAAGTTAACTCTACTCACCAAATTTACCAAAGAGTCAATTAATGGTGCAATTGTTTTAGCATCTTTACCAAACAAACTTACTTGCTGACCATAATTGGATTCTGCCATATCATTCAAAGGCTCTTGAATATCTTTGAAACTCAAAATTGGCACCACTGGTCCAAATTGCTCTTCCTTATATACTCTCATTTCTTTGTTTACAGGAAACAAGACCGCAGGAAAAATATAGTTGTCTGAATGTTGTCCTCCTTTTGCATTAATGATTTGTGCACCTTTACTTGTAGCATCATCGATCAATTCTTGAATATAGGCTGGTTTGTCTTTCTCTGGTAATGGCGTCAAGGATACTCCTTTTTCCCATGGATTACCAAAAAGTAAATTATCTACCTTTTCAGAGAAACGTTTATTGAACTCTTCTGCAATAGACTCATGTACATACAATACCTTCAAGGCTGTACATCGTTGCCCATTAAAGGATAGTGTACCTGCAATACATTCGCTAATCGCTAAATCTAAATCAGCTTCTGGCAAAATAATTGCTGGATTTTTTGCTTCTAATCCTAAAACCAAACGCAAACGGTTTTTATTAGGATGTTGATCTTGCAATGCAATTGCCGATTTACTGTTACCAATCAAAGCCAAGATATCCACCTTACCCGACTTCATCACAGGAGCAGCCACTTCTCTACCTCTACCATACAATATATTGATTGCTCCTTTTGGAAAACTATTTCTAAACGCTTCTAATAGTGGCGAAATTAATAACACACCATGTTTTGCAGGCTTAAAAATAACAGGATTCCCCATTATTAAGGCTGGTATCAATAAAGAGAACGTTTCGTTCAAAGGATAATTATAAGGTCCTAGACACAAAACTACTCCCAGCGGACTTCTACGTACCATGGCATTAACGCCTTGAACTTTAGAAAAATGAGCACTACGACTGTTCAATTCTTTGTAACTATCAATAGTATCATTAATATACTCTACTGTTCTGTCAAATTCTTTTTCAGAATCTCCTAAGGATTTCCCGATTTCCCACATCAAAAATTTAACTACCTCTGAGCGGGTTTCTTTCATTTGCTTTACAAACTTCTGCATGCATTTGATGCGATCTACAACCTTCATTGTAGGCCATAATCCTTGACCATGATCAAAAGCGGCAGATGCAGCTTCTACAGCCTCAAGTGCTTCTTTTTCTCCCATAAACGGAATCGATCCTAAAATTGTAGGACTATATTCAGCCGTTGATGATATGGTAGAAAAAACAGCTGTTGTTTGTCCTTCCCATTTTTTTAATTCACCATTTACTAAATAAGTGTCTTGGTTTAAAATGTCTTTAATCTGATATTCTTCTGGAATTGCATTCATCTTTTTTTTGTTGGTTTTTTGTAGTGTTTATCTAAAATTAAAAAAAGAGGAATTACCCTCTTTTCTCAATACTTATTCAATTTCTCCTTCCCACTCTAGCATTCCGCCAAGTAGGTTGTAAGCGTGATCAAAACCTAGTTCATTCATAATTTCACAGGCTTTTTGACTTCTCATTCCAGAACGGCAATAGACATAGTATTTTTTGTCTTTATCTAATGCTTCAATTTCCGAAATAAACTCTTGTCCTTTGTGAATATCAATGTTTATGGCATTCGGAATCATACCTTCATTTACTTCGTCTTCAGTACGCACATCAAGAATTACAACATTCTCGTCTGATGCCATCTGAGCAACCCAATCTTCTTGTGATAAATTCATAATTCGTTGTTTTTATCAAAAATACAATGTTTTTACAAAACTATATATATTATTTTCATAAGATTAACATTGACGAAAACGTATTCGAATAGACAAACACCTGACAAACAAATTGTTGATTTTTTTTGAATTTTTTTTCGAATGTTAAAATTAGAAGGAGCGTACAATTGCGATTCAAGGATTGAAGTTGTATTTTAATTAATAAGCCTATTTTCAAAAAAAAAGATTTTTGTTCCTTATATTTGACTAAACTTATTTTATACATGTCAACTTCAACGCAATCCCTTTTCCCCGCTTTCTCAGCAAATTTATTGCAAGCAATAGATAGTAATGCAACTATCAAAAATATCCCAGCTGGCGAAGTAATTATGAGAACCGGCCAGTATATCAAAACAACAGTTTTGGTAACCAAAGGTCAAGTTAAAGTATACCGAGAAGGAGAAAATGGCGAAGAGTTTTTCATGTATTACCTGCAGCCGGGCCAAGCTTGCGCACTCTCTATGATCTGTGCTACACGCAACCAAACAAGTCAAATCATGGCCAAAGTGGTCGAAGATGCTGAACTACTGATGATTCCGCTTTCGCTAATGGACCAATGGATGATGGAACACCGCTCGTGGTATGAATTTGTAATTGAAACCTATCGAAATCGATTTGAAGAAGTGCTCGAAGTGGTTGACAGCATCGCTTTTAGAGCCATGGACGAGCGCCTAGATTTTTATCTAAAAAGACATAGTGCGGCCTGCGGATGCAAAGATCTAAAATTATCTCATCAAGAAATTGCCACAGAATTAAACAGTTCTAGAGTGGTCATCTCTCGATTATTAAAAAAAATGGAGCAGCGAGGCTTGGTACAACTACATAGAAACCATATTGAACTCCTAACCTAGTCAAATATAAATTGCCTCTGTGTAATAAATGTTACCGTTTACAAATAATTTCGGCACCAACTTTGTAAAAAATAATTGTAATGGAATATTTAGGGTATTTAGCATCAATCATAATCGGACTTTCATTGGGCTTAATCGGTGGCGGTGGCTCTATATTGACGATTCCTATATTAGTTTACTTATTTAAGGTAGATCCTGAATTGGCTACAAGTTATTCCTTATTCATTGTTGGAGCTACTTCTCTTTTTGGCGGGTACAACCATTACAAATTAGGGAATCTAGACCTAAAAACAGCTCTCTATTTTGCTGTTCCCTCCATCATTTCGATCCTAATTATTCGTGAAGTGATTTTTCCTCAAATCGCCTCTACCCTATTTACGGTAGCATCGTATGCCGTTTCAAAGAATCTGCTCATCATGATTGTCTTTTCAGTTCTCATGATTGCCGCCTCCATATCCATGATCAAGGATCGAACTACCGTAGTCAAAAATCCAAAAACCAATTTTGTCCAATTGGGTATAATTGGTTTCTTAGTAGGAATCGTAACCGGATTTCTAGGCGCAGGTGGTGGTTTTTTGATTATTCCAGCGCTACTTTTTTTTGCTAATCTACCCATGAAGCAGGCCGTAGGAACGTCTTTACTGATTATTTTCATCAACTCAGCTATCGGTTTTGCTGGTGACTTATATATTGGTACACCCGTAGATTATGCATTTCTTTTACTCATTTCGAGCATTGCCGCTGTCGGCTTACTCATTGGCGTACAACTCTCCAAAAGAATTGATGGTCACAAGCTAAAACCTATCTTCGGCTGGTTTGTACTCATCATGGGGATTTATATCATCACCAAAGAGGTTTTCTTTTAGAATAAGAAACCACCTTTTTTACCAAATAAATTTATATTTTAATCTAGGTTTTTCTGGTATACTGCCAATGCAATGTAAAAATGGCACCATACAATTAGTCTATATTGACCCGAACCTGAAAGTGCGAACTATCTAAGCAATATGTAATCGGTAGTAATGACATGCATGGTTAAACCGATATAAGAACTACAAAAGCTTATTTGAATAAACTACCCATCAAAAAATTAGATCAAATTATTGATGATGTATTTGAGAATTTCAAATATTTCAAAATAGTAAGATATATAAGGTGGGCAACTATTTTTTTGCAATTTTGGTTAAATTTAAATAATGCGGTGGTAATTGTTTTTAATTACCACCGCATTAACATACCGTTATTACCGCTATAACAGTAATTTTATACTTTTTTAGTTATTCATTAGCAAAAAGCACTATTTACGAGTTAAATTTACTGCTATAACAGTAATATAGACTTATTTTCTATCGATGAACTTAATATAATAAGTAAATTGATCTATCTTACCGCTTAACCAGTAAAAATAAGTGATCTTGAATTAGGAACTTTAGTAAAAGATCATTGAAAAGAAACGAAATATCGTATGTAATGAAGTAAGAATACTATACGAGATTGTCTATGGAGTATCAGTTAAAACACGATAAAAAATTTGAACTATACTTAATAAAAAAAGCAAAAAAAAGGAATGTACCTTATCACTCCAAATGACAAAATTCCTTTAACTGAAAAAATTGTTGAATAATACAAATACTCAAATTAAATAGTGGAAAGTACAGCATTTTCAGCCCACTTAAATCCTTGTAAAATTTGATATTCACTAATGAGTTAAATTTAGAATGTCCCTGATTCGACAAATTCTCATTGATTTAAACTATATAAAATCCCAAACACCTATTTGATTCAACTATAATGTTCGTCAAATGTTCGTTTTATACCAGAAAAAAAGCCCTAACATTGCTGCAAAGGCTAAATTTTTAAATTAGAAATAGAAGAATTCAAACCTTCGGCCGTCCCGATTAAAAAGTCGGGATGCGCTATTCAACTGAGCTATGGACTGGACTCATTTATTAATTTTTGAATTTTTATTCTGCTTTTCCATTTCTTCACTTCTAATTCTCTTTTGTAAGCTAAAGATTTAGTTTCAAATTCCTCATAGTAAACAATAGTCCAGTCTTTGACTTTTGAGGTAAAGCCAGAATGATTTGATAAATGTTTACGCAAACGTTCATCAAGAGTTTCTGAAGTATGTCCAATATAATACTTATCTACTTCAACAGAATATAAAATATACAAGTAGTTCATATAG encodes the following:
- a CDS encoding NADP-dependent glyceraldehyde-3-phosphate dehydrogenase, whose protein sequence is MNAIPEEYQIKDILNQDTYLVNGELKKWEGQTTAVFSTISSTAEYSPTILGSIPFMGEKEALEAVEAASAAFDHGQGLWPTMKVVDRIKCMQKFVKQMKETRSEVVKFLMWEIGKSLGDSEKEFDRTVEYINDTIDSYKELNSRSAHFSKVQGVNAMVRRSPLGVVLCLGPYNYPLNETFSLLIPALIMGNPVIFKPAKHGVLLISPLLEAFRNSFPKGAINILYGRGREVAAPVMKSGKVDILALIGNSKSAIALQDQHPNKNRLRLVLGLEAKNPAIILPEADLDLAISECIAGTLSFNGQRCTALKVLYVHESIAEEFNKRFSEKVDNLLFGNPWEKGVSLTPLPEKDKPAYIQELIDDATSKGAQIINAKGGQHSDNYIFPAVLFPVNKEMRVYKEEQFGPVVPILSFKDIQEPLNDMAESNYGQQVSLFGKDAKTIAPLIDSLVNLVSRVNLNSSCQRGPDVFPFTGRKDSAVGTLSIHDALRSFSIRTFVASKDNAYNNAILQELLDSRASNFVNTDYIL
- a CDS encoding rhodanese-like domain-containing protein gives rise to the protein MNLSQEDWVAQMASDENVVILDVRTEDEVNEGMIPNAINIDIHKGQEFISEIEALDKDKKYYVYCRSGMRSQKACEIMNELGFDHAYNLLGGMLEWEGEIE
- a CDS encoding Crp/Fnr family transcriptional regulator, whose translation is MSTSTQSLFPAFSANLLQAIDSNATIKNIPAGEVIMRTGQYIKTTVLVTKGQVKVYREGENGEEFFMYYLQPGQACALSMICATRNQTSQIMAKVVEDAELLMIPLSLMDQWMMEHRSWYEFVIETYRNRFEEVLEVVDSIAFRAMDERLDFYLKRHSAACGCKDLKLSHQEIATELNSSRVVISRLLKKMEQRGLVQLHRNHIELLT
- a CDS encoding sulfite exporter TauE/SafE family protein, encoding MEYLGYLASIIIGLSLGLIGGGGSILTIPILVYLFKVDPELATSYSLFIVGATSLFGGYNHYKLGNLDLKTALYFAVPSIISILIIREVIFPQIASTLFTVASYAVSKNLLIMIVFSVLMIAASISMIKDRTTVVKNPKTNFVQLGIIGFLVGIVTGFLGAGGGFLIIPALLFFANLPMKQAVGTSLLIIFINSAIGFAGDLYIGTPVDYAFLLLISSIAAVGLLIGVQLSKRIDGHKLKPIFGWFVLIMGIYIITKEVFF
- a CDS encoding GIY-YIG nuclease family protein, translating into MNYLYILYSVEVDKYYIGHTSETLDERLRKHLSNHSGFTSKVKDWTIVYYEEFETKSLAYKRELEVKKWKSRIKIQKLINESSP